Below is a genomic region from Tripterygium wilfordii isolate XIE 37 chromosome 12, ASM1340144v1, whole genome shotgun sequence.
TATTCCCTTTGCATTCTGAGCTATAACATATTCCGACTTCCCATTACGCCGCTTGTGAAAGGCTACAGCTAGTTTCCGATCCTGTCGTCCTTGACCTTCCTGAATCGTCAATATGCCAAATCACATTATCTGGAGTATAATACAGCTATAACTGAAGGGTATGAATGATGATACAACGATAACGATGATACAACGATAACGAAATTCCATAACCATAACTAGTTAAGCTACTAGACAGGATTCATGGAGGCCCTAGATAACTAGATTGAACACACTAAATCTGATAGACTCCAAGTCCCTTGTGCCTAGATCTAGAGATCACAAGAGGTCAGAGAAAAAGTATGACAAGTTCAGAAATCTTACATTTGTGTAAAGTGAATAAAGAGTACTCCCATCTAACCCTTTAGGCGATGCCTCCTTCACAATAAGGCATGTACATCTCCCAATGTCCACTGGTAATGTCCTACACAACAAAGCCCTGAAACCCAGCCGAAAACACGAGTTCAATTAGAGAACATTTCATAGCGTAAATCATACATCAACGGCATGAAAGCTTGTATCGACTTTAGTTTCACAAATAACTTTGGCTATTTTTGCACCAACCTCAATAAGATAGCGAGCACATCCACTATAAGTCTAAGAAGAGATGGGTGTCTGTGTTACAAACCTATTAGGCAGTGTTGACCAAGAAGAAGCTGGAGCAGCCTCGGAATCGGAATAATCCCAAATTTTCAAAGAAGTAGAGTTCTCCGACTCTACGGGGTCCCAGATTTTGGACCCAAAAGCCTCCTTATCAGGCTCATTCATTTGCATACAGAGCTGAAGGGAAGAAGGCTTCAAGACTCTGCCAGTCGACAAAGATTTGAAATTGGAAGGCTCTCTGGCCAAAGTAAAAGACCCATTAGTGGATAAAGATTTCTGGACCAGAGGAGTCCGTTTACAACCGTTTGTGGGTGCTTCAATGTTCTCTTTGTTGTCATCACCACCAAAGATGACATTCTCTTTGTTGTCAGAGATGGGCTTGTCCCTGCAGCTGGGGCTGTTTTTGGGGTCGTTGACATGGAGGGAGTTGTGGTAAGACTGATTCTGGGGTGATGAGTTCTTGGAACTGGTCATTTTCTGATAAAATGATGAGACAGAGAGATTACTTGGTGAGTGTTGGGCTTTGTTATAGTAATTTCATTTTCAGGCACAGACactgagattttgtgttttgaatttgaaatgGCATAGGGTTTGGTGGGCAACGGTTACGTGTTTTTATAGAACTTTAGAACTGGCTGTTCTCTTTTGTCATCAAATGGGGTTTTGACCTGTGACTAGTAGTCCAAACACAAAGGCGACAAAGCGGGAATCTAAGTTTGAAATAAAAGCTTTATTTTCTCCtgataaattataataatatgaaATTTTGGTCCGTCTAGACCTAGTTGCTTTTTAcagaaatattttaaattttgtttcttgatcCTTTAGACTTGTCcaattgtctctttttttttatatattttttataaatatttaaccCACAATTTCTACGCACGACTTTTTTGAATATGCATCGGATAGATACActcataaatttacataataaTTCACAAACAATGTATTAACAtcaagtaaaataaaattttcatccaCATACCCGATTGTAGTCCATTTTGGGCCACAATAAAACTCTTTTTcaagtttgaaattgtagtatttatgttttgatggattttacgaatgcaataatatattttatgtctgaaataaaattaaattcacATTCATTAAACTagatactacacatttatagtttttttaatgaaaacaaATCATTATGGGCCTAAAGGGGCTACAACAGGTCTATCGTAGTTCACCCATAGCAAAGCCCCTCCACCGGCCCTAGGTCTAATTAACAATTTAATTAATCTTACTATAATCTATTATCATGGGAAATTGGAGTAACCAACTCGGACGGATAGCAAATTCTCGGACTATATGtttatggtgcgtttggtacgagGGTAATAGAGTGTAATAGTtataagggtaattaaattttaaatttacttgtgtttgttatgtcagtataacttttactcctgtaataaattttagtaattgagcttattttttacacataaagtttacttgtggggggacctgggtaataaaaagtaatgagaagttttactccaatctattacccctttaaataaaaaattataaaagcccataagttatatatacacatatatatatattatatattatatatatgtatatatatatatatacatatataatatacacacacatatatatatatatatatatatatatatatatatatatacacacatatatatacacacactcacatatgcactgtctgtgtgtatttacacacatatatatacacacacatatatatatacacatacacacacatatgcactgtctgtgtatatatatacatatgtatatatatacacatatacatacacacacatatatatatatacatgcatatgcactatatgtgtatatatatacatacatacatatatgtgtgtatatatacatacatgcatatacatatacacacacatataaatatatacatacgcactgtctgtgtatatatatatatatatataaataaataatgtcgggcttgggtcggggTAGGGGtcgggctgagccaaaattggcctgaggtgtctggcttcgggttgggctgacccaaaaaatggagcccatgcccgaTCAAGAGGTCAGGCAGGGCCGagctcggacctaggcccgcgggccaaatgatgacccctactcttgtgttacgtctttgtcatggatttgaatgttaccagattattttgttgaaattgttaacaattgttattatatatatatatgtctggctaTGTGTGTATAtctatgcatatgtatctatatttttaaaattttggtacatgatagtcgtaacaataaaaaacataatctcacttttttctaatttggttcattacaataataacaaacaagggtaatggtattacaccagtaatgtatagtcgtaacaaacaagagtaatgaatacttgggtaaattttacccttctttaccaaacaagggtaacacttgttctccataattattattactcttgtaacatttacatgggtaacaaattatacccccaaattcttaccctcttaccaaacgcacccttagtATGAATAGATTTGTAATTAGTTGTTCATAAAATTGATTATAAACATGAATAGATCATTATGTTAGGAACATATTGTCTCACATCGGTTGGGACACCACTAATTGAGTGATTTATATGAGCAAAACTCACTCCCTACATAAAACAAGGTATTTTTCCTAAGCctagtgagttgggctttgtCCCATTAGTAGTTGGGCTTAGGAGGGACAAAATCGGGCTTAGTAGTTGGGCTTAGGAGGAACAAAGtagtgcgggcccgatgtatatCATCAGGAAATAGGAATCGGACAACCCAAACAGGATAATATTATGGACATATATGGGGGTGTGATTATGAATAGTTGAGCTTCTTTCGCacaccggacaacccaaaacatATATGGGggataatattgttgacatATATGGGGGTGTGATTATGAGTAGTTGAACTTATTTCGTAAAACGAAGAATACTATTGACATATATGGGGGTGTGATTATGAGTAGTTGACATTCTTTCGTACACCGGACaactcaaaacggacaatactGTTGACATATTGACATATATGAACGATATGGGGGTGTGATTATGAGTAGTTGAATTTCTTTCGCACACTGGACAACTCAAAACGAACAATACTATTGACATATATGGGGGTGTGATTATGAGTAGTTGAACTTCTTTCGTACACTGGATaactcaaaacggacaatattattgacatATTGACATATATGGGGGTATGATTATAAGTAGTTGAACTTCTTTCGCACCGGGGGAACAAGATCCAAAGCAAGGACCCCAACAGTTTGGAAGATATCTTGCGAAAAGGTTAAATTCTAGCATACTCTTCTAGCTACTTCTAGAAAGGAATACTCTGATCGGAAGTGCGCTCAAAAGCAAGGTCCATGAGTGAGAAATCGTAGTTCTTGTTACTGCTGGGTGACgagattttaatattttatggcCTCTCAAGACTCAAATGGATCTCTTCCTAGAGAGATGTGGGCATCTAATCCCTCGACATCAATAAATAATTCGAAATGCCTAGTCTTTTTTTAAACACGAAACGAATATATGAGTTAATATATGCTCTAAAATAAAAGGTATCATTAAAAGAAAAGGTCCTCGATATGAACTTCATCTTTCAGAGAATCGGGGAAGGTGCTTGGCAGACGATGAGAGAATACATGGTTGCACCTAATAacaattaaatattaataaaaaattggaaaatataCGACCGACTTTCTCAAAGGGCGAATATGTAATTACGATCAAAGTCCCATATAAACGCGCAAcggtaattttttattttgacacCCGTAAGAGTTTTCAGGGATTTGCATTTTAGGGATTGACTTCGGATGCAAGCAATGGAGGAGACTGCCGTACAAGAAGAGCACCTCGATGTTCTCAGTCAAGACGGTCAAAAAACCGGCGTCTCCAAACCCAGGTTAGCTCTCTTTTATTTAACAAACTCCGATTGTTCTTCGATGCACACTCGAAGCTTGAAACGACGTAATTTTCGTTAATTTCTGTTGATGTGCGTGTGTGCAGGGGAGCTGTTCATCGAGATGGAGATTACCATCGAGCGGTCCATGTGTGGATTTTCGCGGAGAGGACACAGCAATTGCTTCTCCAACGACGTGCCGATTGCAAGGATTCGTGGCCTGGGAAGTGGGATATATCCAGTGCTGGTCATATTTCTGCGGGTGATTCATCACTCGTAACTGCACAGTGAGCGAACCTTTCATCCTTTCTTCGTGATAATATTAACGTCGATATTGTGCTTAAGATTCTGTTTGGTTTATCTATATTGTGGTTCAGTGGCTAAGGTTTTGTTTGGCGGGAAAAATTGATTGGAAAATTAACGATTGGTTGGATGTTTTGTTTTTCAGAACTGTAGATCAATTTTATTTGGGCTCAATCTTCTCGTGGCTTGGATACTAAGTTTTCTAACTTTTTTGGCCGTTTGCTTAGTAACCAATCTATTGCAGACATAAATTTCCTATTGTAGACATACAAGTCCATTGAAGGACATAACTAGTTTTAGTCTAAATCTAGCTAAGTTTCAAACTAATCTCACTATATATAATGAGTTCTGTAAACCAGATTATATATAATGAGTTCTGTAAACCAGATTATGTTTGGTCCTGATGTTTAATGAGATACCTTGAATTTGAGGGTGGGAAACTGGTTTTTCACTTTGTCAAGCTGCTTTCATTGCCACTTTTTCTCTCCCCCTAAAATTTGCGATGGGGATGGGGATCATTCGAACTCCTTCCTTTAGGTAGGGTGGTTAAACACTTAGATTATTGGTGC
It encodes:
- the LOC120011593 gene encoding tubby-like protein 8 isoform X4 — translated: MTSSKNSSPQNQSYHNSLHVNDPKNSPSCRDKPISDNKENVIFGGDDNKENIEAPTNGCKRTPLVQKSLSTNGSFTLAREPSNFKSLSTGRVLKPSSLQLCMQMNEPDKEAFGSKIWDPVESENSTSLKIWDYSDSEAAPASSWSTLPNRALLCRTLPVDIGRCTCLIVKEASPKGLDGSTLYSLYTNEGQGRQDRKLAVAFHKRRNGKSEYVIAQNAKGIYSSSDDSYMGNVTSNLVGSKYYIWDQGSRENSPMKQSNPLAVVKFMPTIATWTGSHRNMTVYVPKQQSMQLKNATQTQHVGRLPEDWQSRVERVHKLFSRIPQYNSGSKQYELDFRDRGRAGLRVQRSVKNFQLTLEENGKQTILQLGRVDKTKFVMDFRYPLTGYQAFCICLASIDSKLCCTL
- the LOC120011593 gene encoding tubby-like protein 8 isoform X3; protein product: MTSSKNSSPQNQSYHNSLHVNDPKNSPSCRDKPISDNKENVIFGGDDNKENIEAPTNGCKRTPLVQKSLSTNGSFTLAREPSNFKSLSTGRVLKPSSLQLCMQMNEPDKEAFGSKIWDPVESENSTSLKIWDYSDSEAAPASSWSTLPNRALLCRTLPVDIGRCTCLIVKEASPKGLDGSTLYSLYTNEGQGRQDRKLAVAFHKRRNGKSEYVIAQNAKGIYSSSDDSYMGNVTSNLVGSKYYIWDQQGSRENSPMKQSNPLAVVKFMPTIATWTGSHRNMTVYVPKQQSMQLKNATQTQHVGRLPEDWQSRVERVHKLFSRIPQYNSGSKQYELDFRDRGRAGLRVQRSVKNFQLTLEENGKQTILQLGRVDKTKFVMDFRYPLTGYQAFCICLASIDSKLCCTL
- the LOC120011593 gene encoding tubby-like protein 8 isoform X2: MTSSKNSSPQNQSYHNSLHVNDPKNSPSCRDKPISDNKENVIFGGDDNKENIEAPTNGCKRTPLVQKSLSTNGSFTLAREPSNFKSLSTGRVLKPSSLQLCMQMNEPDKEAFGSKIWDPVESENSTSLKIWDYSDSEAAPASSWSTLPNRALLCRTLPVDIGRCTCLIVKEASPKGLDGSTLYSLYTNEGQGRQDRKLAVAFHKRRNGKSEYVIAQNAKGIYSSSDDSYMGNVTSNLVGSKYYIWDQGSRENSPMKQSNPLAVVKFMPTIATWTGSHRNMTVYVPKQQSMQLKNATQTQHVGRLPEDWQSRVERVHKLFSRIPQYNSGSKQYELDFRDRGRAGLRVQRSVKNFQLTLEENGKQTILQLGRVDKTKFVMDFRLPSILHMFSFDRFKALLHTITISYLDPTAVSTLSC
- the LOC120011593 gene encoding tubby-like protein 8 isoform X1, which codes for MTSSKNSSPQNQSYHNSLHVNDPKNSPSCRDKPISDNKENVIFGGDDNKENIEAPTNGCKRTPLVQKSLSTNGSFTLAREPSNFKSLSTGRVLKPSSLQLCMQMNEPDKEAFGSKIWDPVESENSTSLKIWDYSDSEAAPASSWSTLPNRALLCRTLPVDIGRCTCLIVKEASPKGLDGSTLYSLYTNEGQGRQDRKLAVAFHKRRNGKSEYVIAQNAKGIYSSSDDSYMGNVTSNLVGSKYYIWDQQGSRENSPMKQSNPLAVVKFMPTIATWTGSHRNMTVYVPKQQSMQLKNATQTQHVGRLPEDWQSRVERVHKLFSRIPQYNSGSKQYELDFRDRGRAGLRVQRSVKNFQLTLEENGKQTILQLGRVDKTKFVMDFRLPSILHMFSFDRFKALLHTITISYLDPTAVSTLSC